CTCATCTGGCCGTATGCGGTCGCACCCGCCATCGCAGCGGTGCTGTGGTCGTTTCTCTTCAATCCGAGCATCGGCCTCGTGACGTATGCGCTCGCCAAGCAAGGCATTGTCTGGAACCACGCGCTCAACGGCACGCAGGCGATGTTTCTCGTCGTGCTCGCGTCCGTCTGGAAGCAGGTCAGCTACAACTTTCTCTTCTTCTACGCGGGACTTCAGGCGATTCCGCAATCGCTGATCGAAGCCGCCGCCATCGACGGCGCCGGTCCCGTGCGACGCTTCTTCGGCATTGCGCTGCCGCTTCTTTCGCCGACGACGTTCTTCCTGCTCGTCGTCAATCTGGTGTACGCGTTCTTCGATACCTTCCCGGTCATCGATGCCGCGACCGGCGGCGGCCCCGCGCAATCGACCAAGACGCTCATCTACAAAATCTTCGCCGAAGGGTTTCAGGGTCTTGACATCGGCAGCTCGGGCGCGCAGTCGGTGGTGCT
This Caballeronia sp. LZ062 DNA region includes the following protein-coding sequences:
- the ugpA gene encoding sn-glycerol-3-phosphate ABC transporter permease UgpA, which gives rise to MEKRSRFDASVLPYLLVAPQLFITALFFLWPAGEALWQATQSQDAFGTSSEFVGLANFRQLFADPLYLSSFSTTMVFCALVTVSGLVISLLLAACADRVTRGAKAYQTLLIWPYAVAPAIAAVLWSFLFNPSIGLVTYALAKQGIVWNHALNGTQAMFLVVLASVWKQVSYNFLFFYAGLQAIPQSLIEAAAIDGAGPVRRFFGIALPLLSPTTFFLLVVNLVYAFFDTFPVIDAATGGGPAQSTKTLIYKIFAEGFQGLDIGSSGAQSVVLMAIVVALTIVQFRFVERRVQYS